The uncultured Methanomethylovorans sp. genome contains a region encoding:
- a CDS encoding glycosyltransferase family 39 protein, which produces MTKKRVKDKVIPDSAMQTADQSPSVAKCILSDNYFLLLFGITLLGFFLRLYRLGYQSIWLDEGASFGYIQDTFAGTWSKAIESSQAPLHMIILHFMDLFSSSEFSLRLPSVIFGTLTIPITYLMGKRLFGKEEGIISAFLLSISMMHLWYSQEARMYAQMVLFASLSLYLFYVAVHDNDKKIWVFYVIFSTLAFYSHYYAVFVFIPEVLFYLLFYVLIPAYKEKSLSLQDISSLKGFLLAMLALFISTLPLMVPFIQQAISRTSGTPTWGIGQSASFVPTMLVEFSTRVTLSSVLFILLFIIGLIIAGIRQKEQCAYLAIYIFIPLVASYILAASMPFSPRYLLFLLPAYLVFVSRGITGIADRLSPSKKIKVSSSNNTRNLILLSFVVLIFILTIPLLSQYYTTAQKEDWRSTAAYLSNLTQEGDAVVPLPNYMRQPLVYYYSNSSDNTILTTGYTNDVQSISSLSDQYERCWFLVTWDIAAANPDGTVLKWLDGNATFVNQVTGVYIFTSPKI; this is translated from the coding sequence ATGACAAAAAAGAGAGTGAAAGATAAGGTTATCCCAGATTCAGCTATGCAGACTGCAGATCAATCACCATCTGTGGCAAAGTGCATTCTTTCTGATAATTATTTTTTGCTTCTCTTTGGTATAACATTGCTTGGTTTTTTCTTGCGTTTATATCGCCTTGGTTATCAATCTATCTGGCTTGATGAGGGTGCTAGTTTTGGTTACATACAAGACACATTTGCAGGCACTTGGTCCAAAGCTATAGAGTCCAGTCAGGCCCCCTTGCACATGATCATCTTGCATTTTATGGATTTATTTAGTTCAAGTGAGTTCAGTTTGAGGCTACCTTCTGTGATCTTTGGAACTCTTACTATACCTATAACATATCTCATGGGCAAGCGCCTCTTTGGAAAAGAGGAAGGCATTATAAGTGCTTTTCTTCTTTCAATTTCCATGATGCACTTATGGTATTCTCAGGAAGCTAGGATGTATGCGCAAATGGTGTTGTTTGCTTCCCTATCTCTTTATTTATTCTATGTTGCAGTTCACGACAATGACAAGAAAATATGGGTATTCTATGTTATTTTTTCAACACTTGCATTTTATTCGCATTATTATGCAGTCTTTGTGTTTATCCCGGAAGTTCTCTTCTATTTGCTGTTCTATGTCTTAATTCCTGCATATAAAGAAAAGTCCCTCTCTCTGCAGGATATTTCCTCTTTAAAGGGATTTTTGCTGGCAATGTTAGCACTTTTTATATCTACTTTACCTCTTATGGTACCCTTTATTCAGCAAGCTATCTCCAGGACATCTGGAACTCCTACATGGGGAATTGGTCAGTCGGCCAGCTTTGTGCCAACGATGCTTGTAGAATTCAGTACCAGGGTCACTTTATCCTCGGTATTGTTCATACTTCTTTTCATTATTGGTCTTATAATTGCAGGCATTCGTCAAAAAGAACAATGTGCTTATCTCGCAATTTATATCTTTATTCCTCTGGTGGCAAGCTATATCCTGGCTGCCAGCATGCCATTTAGTCCAAGATATTTATTGTTCTTACTGCCTGCATACTTGGTATTTGTCTCCAGAGGCATTACAGGTATTGCAGACCGGTTGTCCCCCTCAAAGAAAATTAAGGTCTCATCCTCTAATAACACACGGAATTTGATCCTTCTTTCCTTTGTGGTTTTGATATTTATTCTAACCATCCCTTTGCTGTCGCAATATTATACTACTGCACAAAAAGAGGATTGGAGATCAACAGCTGCATACTTGTCAAACTTGACTCAGGAAGGGGATGCTGTTGTCCCGCTCCCCAACTATATGCGTCAGCCTTTGGTCTATTACTATTCAAACTCTAGTGATAATACCATTCTTACAACAGGGTACACTAATGATGTTCAGTCTATATCTTCTCTAAGCGATCAATATGAAAGGTGCTGGTTCCTCGTTACGTGGGACATAGCTGCAGCGAATCCAGATGGTACTGTGCTGAAATGGTTGGATGGTAATGCGACTTTTGTAAATCAGGTAACAGGTGTTTATATCTTCACTTCACCAAAGATCTGA
- a CDS encoding lysylphosphatidylglycerol synthase transmembrane domain-containing protein, whose amino-acid sequence MNEEKPRISALLLSKKTVFSFMLSFSILYLLVRSIDINAVIEIAKKTNMFLYAIAFILHYLSIVVRGIRWNKLLQTINIQPGVAIATEMVFLSWFVNCIVPAKLGDVYRSYLLKKENNAPISASIGSIFIERVCDIAILLFLLTLSGLLIFRKNMPVQISEALEIGYILLATVVIGLVALWIFKDRLLVIVPDRFLFHFNNLHNGLYNSFSDGPTILLVITLTALAWAMEAARFFLVTRSLGLEIGFEIIIFIVLAASLLTAIPLTPAGLGAVEVSIVFILGIIGIDATLGTSLALLDRLISYWSMLVTGSIAYMLSDRT is encoded by the coding sequence ATGAACGAAGAAAAACCTCGGATATCAGCCTTATTGCTGAGTAAAAAGACTGTATTCTCGTTCATGTTGTCATTCTCAATATTATATTTGCTCGTACGCAGCATAGATATAAATGCTGTTATAGAAATAGCAAAAAAAACTAATATGTTTCTATATGCTATAGCTTTCATTTTGCATTATTTGTCTATAGTAGTAAGGGGAATAAGATGGAATAAATTACTCCAGACCATTAATATCCAACCAGGAGTCGCCATTGCAACAGAAATGGTTTTTCTGTCATGGTTTGTTAATTGTATTGTCCCTGCAAAACTTGGCGATGTATATAGAAGTTACCTTCTCAAAAAGGAAAACAACGCGCCAATATCCGCATCAATCGGATCAATATTTATTGAACGTGTATGCGATATTGCGATATTACTATTTCTATTGACACTTAGTGGGCTACTTATATTTAGGAAAAATATGCCTGTGCAGATATCTGAAGCCTTAGAAATAGGATATATTCTGCTTGCTACAGTTGTTATCGGATTAGTAGCGTTGTGGATATTTAAAGATAGATTATTGGTGATCGTACCTGATAGATTCCTTTTTCACTTCAATAACCTTCACAATGGCCTATACAACTCATTTTCTGATGGTCCGACAATACTTCTAGTAATTACCCTGACAGCACTTGCATGGGCAATGGAAGCAGCAAGGTTTTTCCTGGTTACCAGATCCCTTGGCCTGGAAATTGGTTTTGAGATAATAATATTCATAGTGCTTGCAGCCTCCTTGTTGACAGCCATTCCTTTAACACCTGCCGGACTGGGAGCTGTTGAAGTATCCATTGTATTTATTTTGGGTATAATTGGCATAGATGCAACACTTGGTACTTCTCTGGCGCTTCTGGACCGGTTGATAAGTTACTGGAGCATGTTAGTAACGGGATCTATAGCTTATATGTTAAGTGACCGAACATAA
- a CDS encoding DapH/DapD/GlmU-related protein: MQNNKVIIGKNSSVQAFVEIGFYPSEGPETIIGDDATIRSHSVIYGGNNIGDKFQTGHGVLIREGNIIGNNVSIGSHSVIERENHIGNNVRIHSNCFIPEFVIIEDNVWIGPSTTILNVLHPPCPRFEDCAKNVTLKSGVKIGGNVTIGPRVTIGENSLIGMGSVVTKDIPPNVLAYGNPARVVCTIDEMKCEVGYFIRPYEWLKE; encoded by the coding sequence ATGCAGAACAATAAAGTGATAATTGGAAAAAACTCTAGTGTACAGGCTTTCGTAGAAATAGGATTTTATCCATCTGAGGGTCCAGAAACAATAATTGGTGACGATGCAACCATACGCTCACATTCTGTTATCTACGGTGGGAACAACATCGGTGACAAGTTTCAGACAGGACATGGTGTGCTTATTCGTGAAGGAAATATCATTGGTAACAATGTAAGCATAGGTTCTCATTCTGTGATCGAACGTGAGAATCACATCGGCAACAATGTAAGGATCCATTCTAATTGTTTTATACCAGAATTTGTTATTATTGAAGATAATGTGTGGATAGGTCCTTCTACTACGATCTTAAATGTACTTCATCCCCCATGTCCTCGTTTTGAGGATTGTGCTAAGAATGTCACATTGAAAAGCGGGGTGAAGATAGGTGGCAATGTAACAATTGGTCCAAGAGTAACTATTGGAGAGAACTCTTTGATCGGAATGGGATCAGTAGTCACAAAAGATATACCTCCTAATGTACTTGCTTATGGGAACCCGGCCCGTGTTGTTTGCACAATTGATGAAATGAAATGTGAAGTTGGCTACTTCATAAGGCCTTATGAATGGTTGAAAGAGTGA
- a CDS encoding NAD(P)-dependent oxidoreductase has product MIILITGGFGYIGGRLAKYLGELYGDHSIRLLIRNDSYVPDWVGDKKLIRGDLLDIHSLEHACKDVDVILHLAALNEIDSAKDPVAALKVNGEGTLNLINAAVKNNVKKVIYFSTFHVYGLNASGEITENRVPLPVHPYSITHHVSEDFIRMAHYKKNINGTILRLSNGFGYPAHPEVNRWSLVVNDLCLQAVLNNKMILKSSGKQHRDFITLTDVSRCIEHLLSLGDMGTDASDCVYNLGGEFSSSILDIAKLIKERCNEVLGTNPEIIVGTDSVSNSVLEQPVRYNIDKIKKTGFRLISNVTEEIDETIHFCEQYKDILKCNLQ; this is encoded by the coding sequence ATGATCATCCTTATTACAGGTGGATTTGGGTACATCGGTGGAAGGCTTGCAAAGTACTTAGGTGAACTATATGGTGACCATAGTATAAGACTCCTTATCAGAAATGATAGTTATGTGCCGGATTGGGTTGGAGATAAAAAGCTGATTAGAGGTGATTTACTAGATATACATTCACTCGAACATGCATGTAAAGATGTGGATGTAATACTGCATCTAGCTGCTTTGAATGAGATCGATTCTGCAAAGGACCCAGTTGCTGCATTGAAGGTCAATGGTGAGGGCACTTTAAATTTGATAAATGCAGCTGTTAAGAACAATGTAAAGAAAGTAATCTATTTTTCCACATTTCATGTTTACGGCTTGAATGCTTCTGGAGAAATTACTGAAAATAGAGTGCCTTTGCCTGTACATCCATATTCTATAACACATCATGTTTCTGAGGATTTTATCAGGATGGCACATTACAAGAAAAATATAAATGGCACAATATTGCGTTTGTCAAATGGATTTGGATACCCAGCACATCCAGAGGTGAACAGGTGGAGTCTTGTTGTTAATGACTTATGTCTTCAGGCGGTTTTAAATAATAAGATGATTTTGAAAAGTTCTGGAAAACAGCATAGGGATTTCATTACTCTTACAGACGTTTCGCGATGCATAGAACATCTGTTGTCTCTTGGTGATATGGGGACAGATGCTTCAGATTGTGTCTATAATCTTGGAGGGGAATTTTCATCTTCTATTTTGGATATCGCTAAACTGATTAAAGAAAGGTGTAATGAAGTATTAGGTACAAATCCCGAAATCATTGTTGGAACGGATTCTGTATCAAATAGCGTTTTAGAACAACCAGTACGATATAATATTGATAAAATTAAAAAAACAGGATTCAGATTGATATCCAATGTAACTGAAGAGATCGATGAGACTATACATTTTTGTGAACAATATAAGGATATCCTAAAATGCAACCTGCAGTAA
- a CDS encoding glycosyltransferase: MSLLTIAVLLTIIPASVYLIYLVGAFTTKNPPVKKLESLPVVSVVIPAYNEESGIADRINNLASVYSVEKLEIIVSNDGSQDRTEEVAKAALQQHSIKGKVITHERSGVNKAINRGIENSSNELVVITGADGLFDENTIPDLLSVLLSSDDIGAVSGDLIPVAKGESVFSNSESAYRSIYGRMCTWESKVHSTFCFNGPVVAFKKEASSSLNTRRGADDASMALSVIKKGYRCQYVPSAKFYEYVPDKFYEQRRQKIRRATRLLEATFVNRDALSTKFGKFGTFVFPLRMLLFFVVPTIFFLSLLAWFFYFVSLNIVYSVIFVLAIFALIFIGGVVPNVFSSFIIYQSYLFLGFFNMLRDVHIWEPTERVKITNK; this comes from the coding sequence ATGAGCTTACTAACCATAGCTGTTCTTTTGACGATAATTCCAGCTAGTGTTTATTTGATCTATCTCGTGGGAGCTTTTACAACAAAAAATCCACCGGTAAAAAAGCTTGAATCGTTGCCTGTGGTCAGTGTGGTGATTCCTGCTTACAATGAAGAGTCTGGAATCGCTGATCGCATAAACAATCTTGCTTCTGTGTATTCTGTTGAGAAACTTGAAATTATAGTTTCTAATGACGGTTCGCAGGACAGGACAGAAGAAGTAGCAAAAGCTGCTCTACAGCAGCATTCCATAAAAGGAAAAGTAATTACCCATGAAAGAAGTGGGGTCAACAAAGCCATCAATCGGGGAATAGAAAATTCCAGCAATGAGCTCGTGGTTATAACCGGAGCTGATGGTCTTTTTGATGAGAATACCATCCCTGACCTTCTGTCGGTACTCCTTAGCAGTGATGACATTGGTGCAGTTTCAGGCGATCTGATACCAGTAGCAAAAGGAGAATCCGTGTTCTCAAATTCTGAATCAGCTTACAGGTCCATATATGGAAGGATGTGTACCTGGGAAAGCAAGGTACATTCCACCTTTTGTTTTAACGGTCCGGTTGTTGCATTCAAAAAGGAAGCTTCTTCTTCTTTGAACACCCGCAGAGGTGCAGATGACGCAAGTATGGCATTATCGGTAATAAAAAAAGGATACAGATGTCAATACGTACCATCTGCTAAGTTCTATGAATACGTCCCTGACAAATTCTATGAACAGCGCAGACAAAAGATACGCCGGGCCACAAGGCTTCTGGAAGCCACTTTTGTCAACAGGGATGCGCTTTCTACCAAGTTCGGAAAGTTCGGAACCTTTGTTTTTCCCCTAAGGATGCTCCTTTTCTTTGTAGTGCCTACAATATTCTTTTTATCTCTTCTTGCCTGGTTTTTCTATTTTGTTTCTTTGAACATAGTGTATTCAGTAATTTTTGTGTTAGCGATATTTGCGCTCATATTTATAGGTGGAGTAGTACCAAATGTATTCTCTTCCTTTATTATCTACCAGAGCTATCTATTCCTTGGTTTCTTCAATATGCTAAGGGATGTACATATCTGGGAGCCAACTGAAAGAGTAAAGATCACCAATAAATGA
- a CDS encoding Gfo/Idh/MocA family oxidoreductase, producing MTGIAVIGTGYWGKNHVRTYSELLSEGLIDKVVICDINEKRAKELGELFRIDYITDYRKILNDPTINGVSIVTPSPTHFHLAKELMEAGKDVLVEKPMTMDIAQAEELVKVAESTGRILMVGHIFRHHPAVKELKQRIDLGELGSIRIMLGNRFSFGAPRKDMGVIYALGIHEVDIFCYLVNKEMPLSILADTRCSLQDDIEETAMIAMDFGDTTGYAFESWIMPAYGKHRDLVVVGSEKVAKIDYLKPQELHIFDMRIAEQDIQDNVIFSVENEGSYTIPIPYAEPLKEELCHFIECIASRQEPISSGTIGMRAVRMAEAALMSAKEGKKVLF from the coding sequence ATGACAGGTATTGCAGTCATAGGTACTGGTTACTGGGGTAAGAACCATGTGCGTACCTATAGTGAACTTCTTTCCGAGGGTCTCATCGATAAAGTGGTCATATGCGATATAAATGAGAAGCGTGCCAAAGAGCTTGGTGAATTGTTCAGGATCGATTATATCACAGATTATAGAAAAATTCTGAATGATCCCACAATCAATGGTGTTAGCATAGTTACGCCATCTCCTACTCATTTCCATCTTGCTAAGGAATTGATGGAAGCAGGAAAAGATGTTCTTGTTGAAAAACCAATGACTATGGACATTGCTCAGGCCGAGGAACTTGTAAAGGTCGCGGAAAGCACAGGCCGAATCCTTATGGTAGGTCATATATTCAGGCATCATCCTGCTGTAAAAGAGCTAAAGCAAAGGATCGATCTGGGGGAGCTGGGTTCTATAAGGATAATGCTTGGAAATCGTTTTTCTTTCGGTGCACCCAGAAAAGATATGGGTGTGATATATGCTCTGGGCATTCACGAAGTGGACATTTTCTGCTATCTTGTTAACAAGGAAATGCCACTCAGCATACTTGCAGACACACGGTGCTCATTGCAGGATGATATTGAAGAAACTGCTATGATTGCCATGGATTTCGGTGATACTACTGGTTATGCTTTTGAAAGCTGGATAATGCCTGCGTATGGCAAGCACCGTGATCTTGTTGTAGTAGGATCTGAGAAGGTGGCTAAGATCGATTATCTTAAACCGCAGGAACTTCATATATTCGATATGCGCATAGCTGAACAGGATATCCAGGATAATGTTATTTTCAGTGTGGAGAATGAAGGCTCCTATACTATTCCTATTCCGTATGCAGAACCTCTAAAGGAGGAGCTTTGCCATTTTATTGAATGCATTGCTTCACGGCAGGAGCCAATTTCCAGTGGTACTATAGGCATGAGGGCTGTCAGAATGGCAGAAGCAGCATTGATGTCTGCAAAAGAAGGAAAAAAGGTTCTATTCTGA
- a CDS encoding mannose-1-phosphate guanylyltransferase/mannose-6-phosphate isomerase, with protein MLAGGSGTRLWPLSRKHNPKQFLKLKDTSFFQNTLRRCLEVSDISEIFVVTNDSQRFFVTGQAKELGYDLPPENVLIEPEPKNTLPAISFGMREIVKKYGKSIVGVFSSDHVLDIRAMETIKNAQTLAMEHLVTFGIVPTSPHTGYGYIKPSEKIGAGYKVAEFREKPNHDDALKYLKEGCLWNSGMFLFDTDVFFRELQEHENTYYKAFDPEINPDATIEEIFEKVRSISIDYGIMEKSKNVVVVRLEDKWSDLGNFNAIYEESDKDDNGNVIYECEDILINSKNNLLYSKCDKLVALIDVENMAVIDTPDALLVCPRESSQKVKQVADTLHNKNDERAYLQQTVYRPWGSYTVMEKSDRHKIKNIIVEPKKKLSLQLHYHRSEHWIVVKGMATVQVNEEIFFLRQGESTFIRAGMRHRLANEGKLPLEIIEVQLGECVDEDDIVRYDDEYGRVKQ; from the coding sequence ATCCTTGCCGGCGGATCTGGAACAAGATTATGGCCACTAAGCAGGAAACATAATCCAAAGCAGTTTCTTAAACTCAAAGATACATCATTTTTCCAGAACACTTTAAGACGCTGCCTGGAAGTCTCTGATATATCCGAAATATTCGTTGTTACAAATGATTCACAGAGATTCTTTGTTACAGGCCAAGCTAAAGAGTTAGGATATGATCTACCTCCAGAAAATGTGCTTATCGAGCCTGAACCGAAAAACACGCTTCCAGCGATTAGTTTCGGCATGAGAGAAATAGTGAAGAAGTATGGAAAATCTATAGTAGGAGTTTTTTCCTCGGACCATGTTCTCGATATACGTGCAATGGAGACAATAAAAAATGCACAAACCCTTGCAATGGAGCATCTGGTAACTTTTGGAATAGTGCCCACATCACCACATACTGGATATGGATACATAAAACCATCTGAGAAAATCGGTGCCGGATACAAGGTCGCTGAATTCAGAGAAAAACCAAATCATGATGATGCCCTGAAATATCTGAAGGAAGGGTGCCTCTGGAACAGTGGGATGTTCCTTTTTGATACTGATGTATTCTTCAGAGAATTACAGGAACATGAGAATACTTATTATAAGGCTTTTGATCCTGAGATTAATCCTGATGCAACCATTGAAGAAATATTTGAGAAAGTTAGGTCGATATCCATCGATTACGGGATCATGGAAAAATCCAAAAATGTAGTAGTTGTGCGTTTGGAAGACAAATGGAGTGATCTTGGAAATTTCAATGCAATATATGAAGAATCAGATAAAGACGACAATGGAAATGTCATTTACGAGTGTGAAGACATCCTGATCAATTCGAAGAACAACCTCCTATACTCCAAATGTGATAAACTAGTTGCCCTTATCGACGTGGAAAATATGGCTGTAATTGATACACCAGATGCATTACTTGTATGCCCAAGAGAAAGCAGCCAGAAAGTAAAACAAGTGGCTGACACATTGCACAACAAAAATGATGAGAGGGCATATTTGCAGCAGACAGTATACAGGCCGTGGGGTTCCTATACTGTGATGGAGAAATCCGATCGTCACAAGATAAAGAACATCATAGTAGAGCCAAAAAAGAAGTTGAGTCTGCAACTCCACTATCACCGCAGTGAACACTGGATTGTAGTTAAAGGGATGGCCACAGTACAGGTAAATGAGGAGATATTTTTCCTGAGGCAAGGAGAAAGCACTTTTATTAGAGCTGGTATGAGACATAGGCTTGCTAATGAAGGAAAGCTACCTCTGGAAATAATAGAAGTGCAACTAGGAGAATGCGTGGATGAAGATGATATCGTCCGTTATGACGATGAGTATGGAAGAGTGAAACAATAA
- a CDS encoding glycosyltransferase yields the protein MQPAVSVIMPTYNRAGYLKKSIQSVLDQTFSDFEIIVINNYSIDDTLDVIRAFNDPRIKVINFKNDGIIAKSRNQGILQSAGRYIAFLDDDDLWCPNKLELEVKCLESNPEFDLVYSRALIIDEHDIRNGSLIDPNNAKSGQVFLDLLYENFIPILTVLIKKNVFDAVGLFNEDPLMRAAEDYEFWLRASLKSNFGYIDMSLALYRMHSASVSMAINKPQLRQKTLQNIISSSVIPGNYLAEINSNIERLNADISVFFWRASDKANSKIYAKKYFILNLKKIRLLNAAAGFLLYVIVNFEYPLFDKMVKHIPHIRKSLHI from the coding sequence ATGCAACCTGCAGTAAGTGTCATTATGCCCACATACAATCGGGCAGGTTATCTTAAAAAATCAATTCAATCAGTTTTGGACCAGACGTTCTCCGATTTTGAAATAATTGTTATAAACAATTATTCTATAGATGATACATTAGATGTCATAAGAGCATTCAATGATCCCAGAATAAAGGTTATTAATTTTAAAAATGATGGAATCATTGCTAAATCCAGAAATCAAGGCATTTTGCAATCTGCAGGAAGATATATTGCTTTTTTGGACGATGACGATCTTTGGTGTCCCAATAAACTTGAACTGGAAGTTAAATGTCTGGAATCGAATCCAGAATTTGATTTGGTCTATTCTAGAGCTTTAATTATTGATGAGCACGATATTCGCAATGGATCATTAATAGATCCGAATAATGCAAAAAGTGGTCAGGTTTTTCTTGATTTGTTATATGAAAATTTTATTCCTATTCTCACTGTGTTAATTAAAAAGAATGTATTTGATGCAGTTGGTTTATTTAATGAGGATCCTTTGATGAGGGCAGCAGAGGACTATGAATTCTGGCTTAGAGCATCCTTAAAGTCTAATTTTGGATACATTGATATGTCACTGGCATTGTACAGGATGCATAGTGCAAGTGTTAGTATGGCTATTAACAAACCGCAATTGAGGCAAAAAACGCTTCAAAATATTATTTCATCTTCAGTCATACCAGGAAATTATCTAGCTGAAATAAACTCTAACATTGAAAGACTGAACGCAGATATTTCTGTATTTTTTTGGAGGGCTTCAGATAAAGCCAATTCAAAAATATATGCAAAAAAATACTTCATTCTAAATCTTAAAAAGATCAGGTTGTTAAATGCAGCTGCAGGTTTTTTACTATATGTCATAGTCAACTTTGAGTATCCACTTTTCGACAAAATGGTAAAACATATTCCTCATATTCGCAAATCTCTCCACATATGA
- the galU gene encoding UTP--glucose-1-phosphate uridylyltransferase GalU, translated as MTIKKAVIPTAGLGTRFLPVTKSMPKEMLPIIDKPVIHYVVEEAINSGIDDIIFVTGRSKRSIEDYFDDSPELEMHLKSKGKTEMLKMVQDISSLVDIHYIRQKEPRGLGDAILTAEKHISGDPFAVLLGDDIIVNSTPCTKQLIEVFKKYGRSTIAVEEVPKEKVSNYGIIKGRELDEHLYLLEDIVEKPTPEKAPSNTGAIGRYVFTPEIFDCIKQTACGVGGEIQLTDGIRLLNESQKIYAYKFTGKRYDTGDKLEYVKAIVDFALENEEMRDEMLEHLRTLNPCN; from the coding sequence ATGACTATTAAGAAAGCAGTCATACCAACTGCAGGACTTGGTACAAGATTCCTTCCGGTAACTAAATCCATGCCAAAGGAAATGCTTCCTATCATCGATAAACCAGTGATTCACTATGTAGTAGAAGAGGCTATAAACTCTGGTATCGATGACATTATATTCGTTACAGGAAGAAGCAAAAGATCCATAGAGGATTATTTTGATGATTCACCTGAATTAGAGATGCATCTTAAAAGCAAGGGAAAAACAGAAATGTTGAAAATGGTGCAAGACATCTCTTCTCTTGTGGACATTCACTATATCAGACAGAAAGAACCTAGAGGACTGGGGGACGCAATACTTACAGCTGAGAAACATATTAGCGGAGACCCCTTCGCTGTGCTGCTTGGTGACGACATAATAGTTAACAGCACACCATGTACAAAGCAGCTTATTGAGGTTTTCAAAAAATATGGCCGGTCCACCATTGCAGTAGAAGAAGTACCAAAGGAAAAAGTCAGTAATTATGGTATAATCAAAGGGCGGGAACTTGATGAGCACCTGTACCTGCTTGAGGATATCGTTGAGAAACCTACTCCAGAAAAAGCTCCTTCGAATACTGGTGCCATTGGGAGATACGTATTCACTCCAGAGATATTTGATTGTATAAAACAAACGGCTTGTGGTGTAGGTGGAGAAATACAGCTGACAGATGGAATTAGACTTCTTAACGAATCTCAAAAGATCTACGCATATAAATTCACAGGCAAACGTTATGATACTGGTGACAAGCTGGAATATGTTAAAGCTATAGTGGATTTTGCTTTAGAGAATGAGGAAATGAGAGACGAAATGCTAGAGCATCTGAGAACGCTCAATCCATGCAATTGA
- a CDS encoding DegT/DnrJ/EryC1/StrS family aminotransferase produces MVERVIENYLKKGVEILQVNLSEMYIDDEIKKAVNTVLDSGQYVKGKNLTAFETEFSAYCNSKYAICVNSGTSAMLLTMMALGVGRGDEVIVPSHTFIATGSPAKFLGATPVYVDIDPVNYNLDPAKLEEAITPNTKAIIPVHLYGHPADMDPIMNIAKEHGVYVVEDACQAHGAEYKGKRTGSIGDFSVFSFFPSKNMTVAGDGGMVLTDNKEIAHKMSMLRDHGRTDKYLHELLGLNLRMSEISAAIGRQQLKHLPQWVERRRQIASMYNDLLEDAVTVPREADWAKHAYYVYTLQTPNRDSLREYLHTKGISTGIYYPVPVHRQPCMEAHDVDLPVTDACVKKILSIPMHPKLMDEQVHYIADNIKRGLK; encoded by the coding sequence ATGGTTGAAAGAGTGATAGAAAACTATCTAAAAAAAGGAGTTGAGATTTTGCAGGTTAATTTAAGTGAAATGTACATTGATGACGAGATAAAAAAAGCTGTTAATACTGTTCTTGACAGCGGCCAGTATGTAAAAGGGAAGAACTTGACAGCTTTTGAGACAGAATTCTCTGCATATTGCAACTCCAAATATGCTATCTGCGTAAATTCCGGAACCTCAGCCATGCTTTTAACTATGATGGCTCTTGGGGTTGGCAGAGGAGACGAGGTGATTGTTCCATCTCATACCTTCATTGCTACAGGAAGTCCTGCAAAGTTCCTGGGTGCCACTCCTGTATATGTTGATATAGATCCTGTAAACTACAATCTTGACCCTGCAAAGCTTGAGGAAGCTATCACTCCAAATACGAAGGCTATAATTCCGGTTCATCTTTATGGGCATCCTGCTGATATGGATCCTATCATGAATATCGCAAAAGAGCACGGAGTATATGTTGTTGAAGATGCCTGTCAGGCACATGGTGCAGAGTACAAGGGTAAGAGAACAGGTTCTATTGGTGATTTCTCAGTCTTCAGTTTCTTCCCATCCAAGAATATGACCGTTGCAGGCGATGGTGGTATGGTTCTCACAGACAACAAGGAGATCGCTCATAAGATGTCAATGTTGAGGGACCATGGCCGTACTGACAAATACCTGCATGAATTATTGGGTCTTAATCTAAGGATGAGTGAAATCTCTGCTGCAATTGGCAGGCAGCAATTAAAGCACCTTCCACAATGGGTTGAAAGAAGGCGGCAAATCGCTTCTATGTACAATGATCTGTTGGAAGATGCGGTCACTGTTCCCCGGGAAGCAGATTGGGCGAAGCATGCTTATTATGTTTATACTCTGCAGACGCCTAACAGGGATTCTCTGCGTGAATATCTACATACTAAAGGCATAAGTACAGGAATTTATTACCCGGTGCCTGTCCACAGGCAGCCGTGTATGGAAGCTCATGATGTGGATCTTCCTGTAACAGATGCATGTGTAAAGAAAATTCTCTCTATACCGATGCATCCTAAACTTATGGATGAACAGGTCCACTACATTGCTGACAATATCAAGAGGGGGTTAAAATGA